The following coding sequences are from one Paenarthrobacter ureafaciens window:
- a CDS encoding MFS transporter, with the protein MATSAPFADRLIEKFGATQLILTGLTALGLGYVLFLRVGTTPNYALDILPSVILLGLGFALAFPSINVQATAGIRDSEQGLAAGLIQTSTQVGAALVLAVTTALVSGHGHTEGSVSAQAMLEQYRPGLILSAAVAIAALLVAAAPARRRSRV; encoded by the coding sequence GTGGCGACGAGCGCACCGTTCGCGGACCGCCTCATAGAGAAGTTCGGCGCCACGCAGCTCATCCTGACGGGCCTGACCGCCCTGGGCCTGGGCTACGTGTTGTTCCTCCGCGTGGGCACAACGCCCAATTACGCACTGGACATCCTGCCTTCGGTGATCCTGCTTGGACTCGGCTTCGCCCTGGCGTTCCCGTCCATCAACGTCCAGGCCACGGCCGGTATCCGCGATTCCGAGCAAGGTCTGGCCGCCGGACTGATCCAAACCAGCACGCAGGTTGGCGCAGCACTGGTCCTCGCCGTCACTACGGCCTTGGTCAGCGGACACGGACACACTGAGGGTTCGGTCAGCGCCCAAGCCATGCTGGAGCAGTACCGTCCGGGACTCATCCTGAGCGCCGCCGTCGCCATTGCCGCCCTGCTGGTGGCAGCAGCACCTGCCAGGCGCCGCTCCCGCGTGTAG
- a CDS encoding MarR family winged helix-turn-helix transcriptional regulator, whose product MRRSANGALVATKLVEQWRSIQDSYFRTAGALDRALEAKFDIGLNEFEILDLVAESTDAACRMKQLGERTPMTQSAVSKVVDRLEKAGLVSRQTCADDRRSVFLELTEAGRALHASAAIEHRALLKENLT is encoded by the coding sequence ATGAGGCGGTCCGCGAACGGTGCGCTCGTCGCCACCAAGCTGGTTGAGCAGTGGCGCAGCATCCAGGACTCCTACTTCCGCACCGCCGGAGCTCTCGACCGTGCGCTGGAAGCGAAGTTCGACATCGGCCTCAACGAGTTCGAAATCCTGGACCTCGTGGCCGAAAGTACGGACGCTGCCTGCCGTATGAAGCAGCTGGGGGAGCGGACGCCCATGACGCAAAGCGCAGTTTCCAAAGTGGTGGACCGGCTTGAAAAAGCCGGGCTGGTGTCACGCCAAACGTGCGCGGACGATCGCCGGTCGGTCTTCCTGGAACTAACGGAAGCCGGCCGCGCACTCCATGCTTCCGCGGCGATCGAACACCGCGCATTGCTCAAGGAAAACCTGACCTGA
- a CDS encoding M23 family metallopeptidase, which translates to MGKHHESDRVAILVRTEGFRRVFIAGALAIAAFFAFGFQPLTSGPSYSLDGASAQGVVGPLALGTLVPPEAETLVLDNMPEPPQQVAGTPMVYFDRALVRTVGADGSGALTVASAGLSRPPAGHLYSPLEVLNPSSPYGYRFSPLTGLPGEFHWGQDYAAACGTRVYSADSGTVKAVGWHIWGGGNRVEIEHGNGLVTTYNHLQAIGVTQGQSVRVGQVIAEVGTTGWSTGCHLHFETIVNGLHTNPNQWQLLPIKQIDPLQGITMVNYQPGVGTGSGTPQWAVPITDGTTRAVIGGEHEEDVAPPVTQTPVSPGTPSNTATPSNPGGSQTATPTPTQTAAPSPTGTATPTPTQTATPTPTGTATPTPTQTATPSPTGTATPTPTGTAAPTTTAPTTTAPVTTVPAAPTAESAVVPPATTVPPATTAPDPAPVAPPAVTAPEPAPAVVAPAPAPAVVAPAPAVVAPAPAPVVTQQAPAAPAPAPTPAATLATLPTVVLPPGYILIAPDLVQRPDGVIVPLSSLILPTP; encoded by the coding sequence GTGGGCAAGCATCATGAATCAGACCGGGTAGCGATCCTGGTGCGCACCGAGGGTTTCCGCCGCGTTTTCATCGCAGGCGCCCTCGCGATAGCTGCGTTCTTCGCTTTTGGATTCCAACCGCTGACGTCCGGTCCGTCGTATTCGCTGGATGGCGCGTCGGCCCAAGGAGTCGTCGGCCCGCTGGCACTGGGAACCTTGGTGCCGCCTGAGGCCGAAACCCTGGTGCTGGACAACATGCCAGAGCCTCCTCAGCAAGTGGCCGGCACGCCGATGGTGTATTTCGACCGTGCCTTGGTCCGCACCGTGGGTGCCGATGGTTCCGGCGCGCTGACGGTTGCCTCGGCAGGGCTGTCCCGTCCGCCGGCCGGTCACCTGTACTCGCCCCTGGAAGTCCTGAATCCCAGCTCTCCCTACGGCTACCGCTTCAGCCCGCTGACGGGCCTGCCCGGTGAATTCCACTGGGGCCAGGACTATGCGGCGGCTTGCGGTACCCGCGTTTACTCGGCGGACTCGGGGACGGTCAAGGCCGTGGGCTGGCACATTTGGGGTGGCGGCAACCGCGTCGAGATTGAGCACGGCAACGGCTTGGTGACCACGTATAACCACCTGCAGGCCATCGGAGTTACGCAAGGCCAGTCAGTCCGGGTGGGCCAAGTGATCGCCGAGGTCGGCACCACTGGATGGTCCACCGGCTGCCATCTCCACTTCGAAACGATCGTCAACGGGCTGCACACCAACCCGAACCAGTGGCAGTTGCTGCCCATCAAGCAGATCGATCCGCTCCAGGGCATCACCATGGTGAACTACCAGCCCGGTGTCGGCACGGGATCCGGCACTCCGCAGTGGGCAGTGCCCATCACGGACGGGACCACCCGGGCAGTCATCGGTGGTGAGCATGAAGAAGATGTGGCGCCGCCCGTCACGCAGACGCCGGTGAGCCCAGGGACGCCGTCGAACACGGCAACTCCGTCCAACCCGGGCGGCTCACAGACCGCGACGCCGACTCCGACGCAGACGGCCGCGCCGTCGCCAACCGGCACCGCGACGCCGACTCCGACGCAGACCGCGACGCCGACTCCCACCGGGACCGCGACGCCGACTCCGACGCAGACGGCCACGCCGTCGCCCACCGGGACCGCGACGCCGACTCCCACCGGAACTGCTGCGCCCACCACTACGGCGCCGACGACGACGGCCCCCGTCACTACGGTTCCCGCCGCACCGACGGCTGAATCCGCCGTCGTACCGCCTGCAACGACAGTGCCGCCTGCAACGACAGCTCCGGATCCCGCACCCGTAGCACCTCCCGCGGTGACTGCACCGGAACCGGCTCCGGCAGTGGTCGCTCCGGCACCCGCCCCGGCTGTGGTGGCGCCGGCACCGGCAGTCGTTGCACCTGCGCCGGCTCCGGTCGTGACGCAGCAGGCTCCCGCCGCCCCCGCACCTGCACCAACGCCGGCTGCAACGCTGGCGACACTTCCCACGGTGGTCCTGCCGCCTGGATACATCCTGATCGCACCGGACCTCGTTCAGCGCCCGGATGGTGTGATCGTGCCGTTGTCCAGCCTGATCCTGCCCACGCCGTAG
- a CDS encoding phosphodiesterase, which produces MELIEAEYPKPGHVLLHLSDLHLLGGTRALHGAVDSTERLREVCQQIIDSRIHAEAVIFTGDLAEKGELEAYERLREVVEPLCAALGATPVWAMGNHDNRANFRAVFPEAAKGSRPMDPMDRSYFVNGLRIITLDTTVPGHHHGELSEQQLEWLADELSTPAPDGTILALHHPPVPCVQDLAVLVELRDQGRLAAVVGNSDVRAILGGHLHYSTSATFAGVPVSVASATCYTQDLAVGAGGQRGRDGAQAYNMVHVYEDTIVHSVVPLSGGDTVGEELDAEGVRRRLEAAGVAIPGQSRTRFRGKTRLSTSPKVP; this is translated from the coding sequence ATGGAGCTCATCGAGGCCGAATATCCGAAACCAGGTCACGTGCTGTTGCACCTGAGTGATCTGCACCTGCTGGGCGGAACGCGTGCCCTTCATGGCGCTGTTGACAGCACGGAGCGGCTGCGCGAAGTCTGCCAGCAGATCATCGATTCGAGGATCCATGCCGAAGCCGTGATCTTCACCGGCGACCTCGCGGAAAAGGGCGAACTCGAGGCCTACGAACGGCTCCGCGAAGTAGTGGAACCGCTGTGCGCGGCCCTCGGGGCTACGCCGGTCTGGGCCATGGGTAACCACGACAACCGGGCTAATTTCCGCGCGGTTTTCCCGGAGGCCGCGAAAGGCAGCCGGCCCATGGATCCGATGGACCGGAGCTACTTCGTGAACGGCCTTCGGATCATCACCTTGGACACCACGGTTCCCGGACACCACCACGGCGAGTTGTCGGAGCAGCAGCTTGAATGGCTGGCCGATGAGCTCTCCACACCAGCCCCCGACGGCACCATCCTGGCGCTCCACCACCCACCCGTGCCCTGCGTCCAGGACCTCGCGGTGTTGGTGGAGCTGCGGGACCAGGGCCGCCTGGCCGCCGTCGTCGGCAACTCGGACGTCAGGGCCATCCTGGGCGGCCACCTGCATTACTCGACGTCGGCCACCTTTGCCGGCGTACCGGTGTCGGTGGCTTCAGCCACCTGCTACACCCAGGACCTGGCGGTGGGCGCCGGCGGCCAGAGGGGCCGCGACGGCGCCCAGGCCTACAACATGGTGCACGTTTACGAGGACACGATTGTGCACTCCGTGGTGCCCCTGTCCGGCGGCGACACCGTGGGCGAAGAACTCGACGCCGAAGGAGTCCGGCGCCGCTTGGAGGCCGCCGGAGTCGCCATCCCCGGCCAGTCACGCACACGCTTCAGGGGGAAGACCCGCTTGTCTACTTCTCCCAAGGTGCCTTGA